A genomic segment from Ptychodera flava strain L36383 chromosome 23 unlocalized genomic scaffold, AS_Pfla_20210202 Scaffold_23__1_contigs__length_28996876_pilon, whole genome shotgun sequence encodes:
- the LOC139123957 gene encoding uncharacterized protein, with translation MLLLFLFATPIVLCDSNEPYVSEEWMCSHATATEYDGVVGNVVFQQEVDCTEELWNLRDKLEESEPLETKFIYQAVGPFIEGTKTFRLVNVVQDKLDTADLGSRIPGEEVVQCFNGTVESYNGHIAKATSNKMDECPERLAGEIWWNPSGNSTFSSSVMYCTHTHRDDDFIYYCIYHHPEINIYTE, from the exons ATGTTGTTGCTGTTTCTCTTCGCCACCCCAATCGTTCTCTGTGACTCCAATGAACCGTACGTGTCTGAGGAATGGATGTGTTCACATGCTACAGCAACTGAGTATGATGGTGTCGTGGGAAACGTAGTTTTTCAACAGGAGGTAGATTGCACGGAAGAGTTATGGAATTTACGGGACAAGCTTGAGGAAAGTGAACCACTTGAGACCAAGTTCATTTACCAAGCAGTTGGTCCGTTCATTGAAGGAACTAAAACATTTCGACTCGTAAACGTGGTACAAGACAAACTTGACACGGCAGATTTG GGATCCAGGATTCCAGGTGAGGAAGTGGTCCAGTGTTTCAATGGAACGGTGGAATCATATAACGGACACATAGCGAAGGCAACAAGCAACAAAATGGAT GAGTGCCCAGAGCGATTGGCTGGAGAAATTTGGTGGAACCCTTCTGGCAATTCAACATTCTCTTCGAGTGTGATGTACTGCACCCATACCCATCGTGATGACGACTTCATTTACTATTGCATATATCACCATCCTGAAATTAATATCTACACGGAATGA
- the LOC139124096 gene encoding E3 ubiquitin-protein ligase DCST1-like, which yields MFERARNLREMKCLAVCLQKCSTGFREALRRYFPRLEKLLWSKADEYRLIKTVLGFCFGSAVGVALYFTVLIRLPFTDGEKLLIGGALKALLAIGFATSTQIRCTIILVIPYLFSKYGRNIVSTMTIAMLLGGPVTNIFTNARELSRSISCTASLTYNNSKLLYELMHQPFSDVLKDIQSQSKDMQEISGKLKEEFVKIEEEVEKDDEGMQRETKKKENPEDNYREKLDYRCKDVFNAGVVHCKEKFKEAERKCHKAIKVPGVKDLLCAPMKLTVLCKIVQGFDSLCDTDEAVNPGFGDTYKESDQAVEEFDKNFQVEMGWQVVQRTEKVDIRTAEDIRLAVENEFETKKRWLVTVATIIKGFVAFNFVLMFFSAHSYNKHYTGEITFDNVYMTSYFRRIEDRRKDQNKRTLMPLKKAERSELIVPTKFALIAVEKTKLMRGTLIVFLNILISIIVSIFDYLLYHILDIVSRHSQVTITLQGTHAIRLRIYGDGAVAHLFRTMLTGFNSEHSIDSVSTNTACLPYPSHLPSSTLYLIFGCWFVVWFLLYLEAYGLRLRRVICAYFYPKREKKRILFLYNDYLKKRIGFLKHMQKEVRRLAREENLEADHSILTSLRYSFPKLCCCLALLGLGKKRCLICKEREDANTHHCESENCNMAYCRECWEDIQEVCYACSPPDSDDSTSSNDMEME from the exons AAATCTcagagaaatgaaatgtttggcCGTTTGTTTACAGAAGTGTTCCACAG GTTTCAGAGAAGCATTGCGTCGTTATTTTCCTCGCTTGGAGAAGTTGTTATGGAGCAAGGCTGATGAATATAGATTAATAAAAACAGTGCTTGGGTTCTGTTTTGGTTCAGCGGTTGGCGTAG CTCTTTATTTTACTGTGTTGATCCGCCTACCTTTCACTGATGGAGAAAAGTTGCTGATAGGGGGCGCTCTGAAGGCGCTGCTGGCTATAGGCTTTGCAACATCCACTCAGATTCGATGTACCATAATCCTGGTTATCCCATATCTGTTCAGCAAGTATGGAAGAAATATCGTCAGCACCATGACTATCGCTATGTTATTAGGTG GTCCGGTCACAAACATCTTCACCAACGCCAGGGAGCTTTCACGGTCCATCAGCTGTACTGCATCACTGACCTACAACAACAGTAAATTACTCTACGAACTAATGCATCAACCCTTTTCAGATGTCCTCAAAGATATACAG TCTCAGAGTAAAGACATGCAGGAGATATCAGGAAAACTGAAAGAagaatttgtgaaaatagaagAGGAAGTTGAGAAAGACGATGAAGGCATGCAAAGAGAGACCAAGAAAAAAGAGAATCCTGAAGACAATTACAGAGAAAAACTGGATTACAGATGCAAAG ATGTTTTCAACGCTGGTGTGGTTCACTGCAAGGAGAAATTTAAAGAAGCTGAAAGGAAATGTCACAAAGCAATCAAAGTACCTGGCGTCAAAGATCTACTGTGTGCACCAATGAAATTAACAGTCCTTTGCAAGATTGTACAAG GTTTTGACTCCCTCTGTGACACAGACGAGGCTGTCAACCCTGGGTTCGGTGACACTTACAAGGAATCAGATCAAGCCGTGGAGGAATTcgacaaaaattttcaagttgaaatggGATGGCAG GTTGTGCAAAGAACAGAAAAAGTCGACATCAGAACAGCCGAGGACATCAGACTCGCTGTTGAAAATGAATTCGAAACGAAGAAACGATGGCTTGTCACCGTGGCAACCATCATTAAAGGTTTCGTCGCTTTCAACTtcgttttgatgtttttcag tGCCCATAGCTACAACAAACACTATACAGGTGAAATAACATTCGACAATGTCTATATGACGTCATACTTTAGAAGAATTGAAGATAGGCGAAAAGACCAG AATAAACGGACACTGATGCCGCTAAAGAAAGCAGAAAGATCCGAACTGATAGTTCCGACAAAGTTTGCACTAATCGCCGTCGAAAAGACAAAACTT ATGCGTGGAACCTTGATAGTGTTTCTAAACATCTTGATATCAATTATCGTATCAATATTCGACTATCTACTGTACCATATTCTTGATATCGTCTCCAGACATAGTCAAGTCACCATCACTTTGCAAG GAACCCATGCCATTCGGTTACGGATTTATGGTGATGGCGCTGTTGCACACTTATTCCGGACGATGTTGACAGGGTTCAACAGTGAACATTCCATCGACAGTGTCTCCACCAATACAG cttGTTTACCATACCCGTCACATCTTCCGTCTTCGACTCTATATCTCATATTTGGATGTTGGTTTGTAGTTTGGTTCCTTCTCTACCTGGAAGCCTACGGACTGAGACTGCGTCGTGTTATCTGTGCTTACTTCTACCCAAAG AGAGAAAAGAAACGAATTTTATTCCTGTACAATGACTACTTGAAGAAACGAATTGGTTTTCTAAAACATATGCAAAAAGAGGTCAGAAGATTGGCACGCGAAGAAAATCTTGAG GCTGATCACAGCATACTGACATCACTCAGATACAGTTTTCCAAAGCTGTGTTGTTGTTTGGCTTTGCTTGGACTTGGCAAGAAACGCTGTCTGATCTGTAAGGAAAGAGAGGATGCCAACACGCATCACTGTGAATCTGAGAACTGTAACATGGCCTACTGCAGAGAGTGTTGGGAAGACATACAG GAGGTCTGTTATGCCTGTTCACCACCAGATTCCGATGACAGTACATCATCAAATGACATGGAAATGGAATGA